The following proteins are encoded in a genomic region of Pseudoxanthomonas suwonensis 11-1:
- a CDS encoding hypoxanthine-guanine phosphoribosyltransferase produces MSTPLIISEVLAKSDLLVDRPTIDATISRMADEIARDYIGDVPADRMGDSFVPVFLTVMHGGMLFAGQLALELGKRGLDLQFDYMHATRYRGQNQGGELVWKHRPATSLYGRRVLIADDILDEGQTLKEVRRWCIEQGATDVRIAALTVKDHDRCVDGVRANYEGLHLPDRYVFGFGMDYYEQGRNLPAIYALKD; encoded by the coding sequence ATGTCCACTCCGCTCATCATTTCCGAAGTCCTGGCCAAGTCCGACCTGCTGGTCGACCGGCCCACCATCGACGCCACCATCTCCCGCATGGCCGACGAGATCGCCCGCGACTACATCGGCGACGTCCCCGCCGACCGCATGGGCGACAGCTTCGTCCCCGTGTTCCTGACCGTGATGCACGGCGGCATGCTGTTCGCCGGCCAGCTCGCGCTCGAACTGGGCAAGCGCGGCCTGGACCTGCAGTTCGACTACATGCACGCCACCCGCTACCGCGGCCAGAACCAGGGCGGCGAGCTGGTGTGGAAGCACCGCCCGGCCACCTCGCTGTACGGCCGCCGCGTGCTCATCGCCGACGACATCCTCGACGAGGGCCAGACCCTGAAGGAAGTGCGCCGCTGGTGCATCGAACAGGGCGCCACCGACGTGCGCATCGCCGCGCTGACGGTCAAGGACCACGACCGCTGCGTCGACGGCGTGCGCGCCAACTACGAAGGCCTGCACCTGCCCGACCGCTACGTGTTCGGCTTCGGCATGGACTACTACGAGCAGGGCCGCAACCTGCCGGCCATCTACGCGCTCAAGGACTGA
- a CDS encoding IMPACT family protein → MAAMTDTLAAPASHLLEVKHSRFLANAAPVASPEQALGFVASVSHADATHNCWAYRIGQDYRSSDDGEPAGTAGRPILAAIDGQGYDRVAVVVTRWFGGIKLGAGGLVRAYGGAAAECLRVAPRQPLVEMVELEVECPFDTLGAVHAALAAHAAEKTSESFVADGARLGLRLPADQATSLRARLRDATRDRVRVAVPGAIQ, encoded by the coding sequence ATGGCGGCGATGACCGATACCCTCGCCGCGCCGGCCAGCCACCTGCTCGAGGTCAAGCACAGCCGGTTCCTCGCCAACGCCGCGCCCGTCGCCTCGCCGGAACAGGCGCTCGGCTTCGTAGCCTCCGTCTCCCACGCCGACGCCACCCACAACTGCTGGGCGTACCGCATCGGCCAGGACTACCGCTCCAGCGACGACGGCGAGCCGGCGGGCACCGCCGGGCGCCCGATCCTGGCCGCGATCGATGGCCAGGGCTACGACCGGGTGGCGGTGGTGGTGACCCGCTGGTTCGGCGGGATCAAGCTCGGTGCCGGCGGCCTGGTGCGCGCCTATGGCGGTGCCGCCGCCGAGTGCCTGCGCGTGGCGCCGCGCCAGCCGCTGGTGGAGATGGTCGAGCTCGAGGTCGAGTGCCCGTTCGACACCCTCGGCGCGGTGCACGCCGCGCTGGCGGCGCATGCGGCGGAGAAGACCTCCGAGAGCTTCGTCGCCGACGGCGCCCGGCTCGGCCTGCGCCTGCCGGCCGACCAGGCCACATCCCTGCGCGCGCGCCTGCGCGACGCCACCCGCGACCGCGTGCGCGTCGCCGTCCCCGGAGCCATCCAGTGA
- a CDS encoding GGDEF/EAL domain-containing response regulator has translation MQKDSTIRLLIVDDRVEDAEAVVTALRNGGIAVRPLRPQGPAELAQMVAGQLVDLVLASNSTSMPLEQVCAQVAASGKDLPLLALVDRIDDAAVLSSLGNGVRALVLRYRAEHLLATIRREWSDLEARRGLRRLEAQLRETERRCDALIASSRDPVAYIHEGMHIRANDAYLEMFGFETFEDVEGMSLLDLVAAQHIDGFKQLLKSLSRGEPPPAEYLMEARHLDGTTFPAKMEFATATYEGEACVQVVFRRREELDPELAREVEELRQRDQVTGLLNRPTFMRLLEDAVARVGRDGGQYGFLLLEPDHYARLLPDIGLDSADNLIAAFAERLRSTLDPEVPVARFGEHSFAVLVDGNHARTRAVAEALRDAIATHVFSVGARSVAVTASIGGVQVGEKIASVPQILSKGSHCLHASVEMGGNSVQVFDPGAADRAEEERIARWVERLREALAGDGFVLHYLPVLGLQGDGGELYEAHLRIEVNGELVRPSAFAAIAEEHGLLGEIDRWVVRQAIATLGERDRAGRNTRILVRMCPDSFAGDGMATLIRTELAANGVSGDRLWLEAPEAKVFTHLRDAQQFLSAVSALGCRVGLEQFGSGLDSFQLLAHFRPAFLKIDPDLTEDLSKAGGALDKVREITARAQADGMATLAEQVGDAHAMSQLFTLGVDYVSGDFVAPVGPAMNFEFG, from the coding sequence ATGCAGAAAGACAGCACGATCCGCCTGCTCATCGTCGACGATCGCGTGGAGGATGCGGAGGCGGTCGTCACCGCCCTGCGCAACGGCGGCATCGCGGTGCGGCCCCTGCGCCCGCAGGGCCCGGCCGAGCTGGCGCAGATGGTGGCCGGGCAGCTGGTGGACCTGGTGCTGGCGAGCAATTCCACCAGCATGCCGCTGGAGCAGGTCTGCGCCCAGGTCGCCGCCAGCGGCAAGGACCTGCCGCTGCTGGCCCTGGTGGACCGGATCGACGATGCCGCGGTGCTGTCCAGCCTCGGCAACGGCGTGCGCGCCCTGGTGCTGCGCTACCGTGCCGAGCACCTGCTGGCGACCATCCGCCGCGAGTGGTCCGACCTGGAGGCGCGCCGCGGCCTGCGCCGGCTGGAGGCCCAGCTGCGCGAGACCGAGCGTCGCTGCGACGCCCTGATCGCCTCCTCGCGCGACCCTGTGGCCTACATCCACGAGGGCATGCACATCCGCGCCAACGATGCGTACCTGGAGATGTTCGGGTTCGAGACGTTCGAGGACGTGGAGGGCATGTCGCTGCTGGACCTGGTCGCGGCCCAGCACATCGACGGCTTCAAGCAGCTGCTCAAGTCGCTGTCGCGCGGCGAGCCGCCGCCGGCCGAATACCTGATGGAGGCGCGCCACCTCGATGGCACGACCTTCCCGGCGAAGATGGAGTTCGCCACCGCCACCTACGAAGGCGAGGCCTGCGTGCAGGTGGTGTTCCGCCGCCGCGAGGAGCTGGACCCGGAGCTGGCGCGCGAGGTCGAGGAACTGCGCCAGCGCGACCAGGTCACCGGCCTGCTCAACCGCCCGACCTTCATGCGCCTGCTCGAGGATGCGGTGGCCCGGGTCGGCCGCGACGGCGGCCAGTACGGCTTCCTGCTGCTGGAGCCGGACCACTACGCCCGCCTGCTGCCGGACATCGGCCTGGATTCGGCGGACAACCTGATCGCGGCCTTTGCCGAGCGCCTGCGCAGCACCCTGGACCCGGAAGTGCCGGTGGCGCGTTTTGGCGAGCACAGCTTCGCGGTGCTGGTCGATGGCAACCACGCCCGCACCCGCGCCGTGGCCGAGGCCCTGCGCGACGCGATCGCCACCCACGTGTTCAGCGTCGGCGCGCGTTCGGTCGCGGTGACCGCCAGCATCGGCGGCGTGCAGGTCGGCGAGAAGATCGCCAGCGTGCCGCAGATCCTGTCCAAGGGCAGCCACTGCCTGCACGCCTCGGTGGAGATGGGCGGCAACAGCGTCCAGGTGTTCGACCCGGGCGCGGCCGACCGTGCCGAGGAAGAGCGCATCGCGCGCTGGGTCGAGCGCCTGCGCGAGGCCCTGGCCGGCGACGGCTTCGTCCTGCACTACCTGCCGGTGCTCGGCCTGCAGGGCGACGGCGGCGAGCTGTACGAGGCGCACCTGCGGATCGAGGTCAACGGCGAGCTGGTACGGCCCTCGGCCTTCGCCGCGATCGCCGAGGAGCACGGCCTGCTGGGCGAGATCGACCGCTGGGTCGTGCGCCAGGCGATCGCCACCCTGGGCGAGCGCGACCGCGCCGGCCGCAACACCCGCATCCTGGTGCGGATGTGCCCGGACTCGTTCGCCGGCGACGGCATGGCCACCCTGATCCGCACCGAGCTGGCCGCCAACGGCGTATCCGGCGACCGCCTGTGGCTGGAGGCGCCGGAAGCCAAGGTGTTCACCCACCTGCGCGATGCCCAGCAGTTCCTGTCTGCGGTATCGGCGCTGGGCTGCCGCGTGGGCCTGGAGCAGTTCGGCTCGGGCCTGGACTCGTTCCAGCTGCTGGCGCACTTCCGCCCGGCCTTCCTCAAGATCGACCCGGACCTGACCGAGGACCTGTCCAAGGCCGGCGGGGCGCTGGACAAGGTGCGCGAGATCACCGCCCGGGCCCAGGCCGACGGCATGGCCACCCTGGCCGAGCAGGTCGGCGATGCCCACGCCATGAGCCAGCTGTTCACCCTCGGCGTGGACTATGTGTCCGGTGACTTCGTCGCGCCGGTGGGCCCGGCGATGAACTTCGAGTTCGGCTGA
- a CDS encoding S-methyl-5'-thioinosine phosphorylase produces MELALAVIGGTGVYRLAALEDVQTRSFDTPYGPPSGPVRIGRLGDARVAFLARHGEGHALPPHRVNYRANLHALHQAGVRRVLALNTVGGITDAYGPRVLACPDQLIDYTWGRDSTFWDGEGEPLHVDFGQPYSPGLRSEVLAAAAGTGLELVDGGCYGATQGPRLETNAEIARMRRDGCDLVGMTGMPEAALARELGLEYACLAIVANWAAGCGDAAEITLDEVLANVAAASAGIPGLVRSLVNAS; encoded by the coding sequence GTGGAGCTGGCCCTTGCCGTGATCGGCGGCACCGGCGTGTACCGCCTGGCCGCCCTGGAAGACGTCCAGACCCGCAGCTTCGACACGCCGTACGGTCCGCCGTCCGGCCCGGTGCGCATCGGCCGCCTGGGCGATGCGCGCGTCGCCTTCCTCGCCCGCCACGGCGAGGGCCACGCGCTGCCGCCGCACCGGGTGAACTACCGCGCCAACCTGCACGCCCTGCACCAGGCCGGCGTGCGCCGAGTGCTGGCGCTCAACACCGTCGGCGGCATCACCGATGCGTATGGCCCGCGCGTGCTCGCTTGCCCGGACCAGCTGATCGACTACACCTGGGGACGCGACTCGACCTTCTGGGACGGCGAAGGCGAACCGCTGCACGTGGATTTCGGCCAGCCGTACAGCCCAGGGCTGCGTAGCGAGGTACTTGCAGCGGCGGCGGGGACGGGGCTGGAGCTGGTCGATGGCGGCTGCTACGGCGCCACCCAGGGCCCGCGCCTGGAAACCAATGCCGAGATCGCGCGCATGCGCCGCGACGGCTGCGACCTGGTGGGAATGACCGGCATGCCGGAAGCGGCGCTGGCGCGCGAACTGGGCCTGGAATACGCCTGCCTCGCGATCGTCGCCAACTGGGCGGCCGGCTGCGGCGATGCCGCCGAGATCACGCTCGACGAGGTGCTCGCGAATGTCGCTGCCGCTTCGGCGGGGATTCCGGGCCTGGTTCGCAGCCTGGTAAACGCGAGCTGA
- a CDS encoding RNA polymerase sigma factor, with protein sequence MDQAAEPHGDETLMQAWAGGDASAFEALYARHRLPLFRFLQGHVRDRALAEELFQDVWQRVIAARDGWHPDAPFGAWLYRIAHNRLADHWRAQKHRPPAPLDADQRTAALASGDDPERHASQVEESARLYRALDELPPEQREAVLLRLHGELPLEEIGRITGVGRETVKSRLRYAMDRLRGRLEA encoded by the coding sequence ATGGACCAGGCGGCTGAGCCACACGGCGACGAAACCCTGATGCAGGCCTGGGCCGGCGGCGACGCCTCCGCGTTCGAGGCGCTGTACGCGCGCCACCGCCTGCCGCTGTTCCGTTTCCTGCAGGGCCACGTACGCGACCGCGCACTGGCCGAGGAGCTGTTCCAGGACGTCTGGCAGCGGGTGATCGCCGCGCGCGATGGCTGGCACCCGGACGCGCCGTTCGGTGCCTGGCTGTACCGCATCGCCCACAACCGGCTGGCCGACCACTGGCGGGCGCAGAAGCACCGCCCGCCGGCGCCGCTGGACGCCGACCAGCGCACCGCGGCACTGGCTTCCGGCGACGATCCCGAGCGCCATGCCAGCCAGGTCGAGGAATCCGCGCGCCTGTACCGGGCGCTGGACGAACTGCCACCGGAACAGCGCGAGGCGGTCCTGCTGCGCCTGCATGGCGAGCTGCCGCTGGAGGAGATCGGACGCATCACCGGGGTCGGCCGGGAGACGGTGAAGTCGCGGCTTCGCTATGCGATGGACCGCCTGCGTGGGAGGCTTGAGGCATGA
- a CDS encoding ABC transporter transmembrane domain-containing protein, with translation MSETPSSESRLQRLGSLRTLWPFLARHRGLFVAWLFALALSSAATLSLPVAVRHMIDRGFSGGESINQAFAVLFVVAVALALATAARFFFVSLLGERVVADLRQRLYGHLIGLDPAFHDRSRSGELVSRLSADAELLRSVIGTTMSVALRSSVTVVGSLAMLFVTSPRLAMYSLVGIPLSVLPIVLGARRLSKASRASQDRVADANALAAESLGAVRTVQAYAREPYERERFGEALRIAVATARRRIAAQSMVTAAAIVLIFGAIVLVLWSGAHDVVAGTMSAGTLGQFVLYALIGGGSVGALAEVWNELQRAAGGMGRISELLHEQPAVAAPASPKPLPQPVRGAIRFEDVRFHYAGREVAPALDGFDLEVRPGETVALVGPSGAGKSTVLSLLLRFHDPQSGRVCLDGVDLRELDPAELRANVALVPQQPVLFASSAMDNIRYGRLEASDDEVRSAAVAAEADGFITALPQGYDSELGERGARLSGGQQQRVAIARALLKDAPVLLLDEATSALDAQSERAVQHALQNLMRGRTTLVVAHRLATVLQADRIVVMDQGRIVAEGTHEQLLAQGGLYAELAKLQFLD, from the coding sequence GTGAGCGAAACCCCCTCTTCGGAGAGCCGCCTGCAGCGGCTTGGCAGCCTGCGCACGCTGTGGCCGTTCCTGGCCCGCCACCGCGGCCTGTTCGTCGCCTGGCTGTTCGCGCTGGCGCTGTCCTCGGCCGCGACCCTGAGCCTGCCGGTGGCGGTGCGGCACATGATCGACCGCGGCTTCAGCGGCGGCGAGTCGATCAACCAGGCCTTCGCGGTGCTGTTCGTGGTCGCGGTGGCGCTGGCCCTGGCCACCGCCGCGCGCTTCTTCTTCGTGTCCCTGCTCGGCGAGCGGGTGGTGGCCGACCTGCGCCAGCGCCTGTACGGGCACCTGATCGGGCTTGACCCGGCCTTCCACGACCGCAGCCGCAGCGGCGAGCTGGTCTCGCGCCTGTCGGCCGACGCCGAGCTGCTGCGCAGCGTGATCGGCACGACCATGTCCGTGGCCCTGCGCAGCAGCGTCACCGTGGTCGGCAGCCTGGCCATGCTGTTCGTCACCAGCCCGCGCCTGGCCATGTACTCGCTGGTCGGCATCCCGCTGTCGGTGCTGCCGATCGTGCTCGGCGCGCGACGCCTGTCCAAGGCCTCGCGTGCCAGCCAGGACCGGGTCGCCGACGCCAACGCGCTGGCCGCCGAGAGCCTGGGCGCGGTGCGCACGGTCCAGGCCTATGCACGCGAGCCGTACGAGCGCGAGCGTTTCGGCGAGGCGCTGCGGATCGCGGTGGCGACCGCGCGCCGGCGCATCGCCGCGCAGTCGATGGTGACCGCCGCGGCCATCGTGCTGATCTTCGGCGCGATCGTGCTGGTGCTCTGGTCCGGCGCGCACGACGTGGTCGCCGGCACCATGAGCGCCGGCACCCTGGGCCAGTTCGTGCTGTACGCGCTGATCGGCGGCGGCTCGGTCGGCGCCCTGGCCGAGGTCTGGAACGAACTGCAGCGAGCGGCCGGGGGCATGGGCCGCATCTCCGAACTGCTGCACGAGCAGCCGGCGGTGGCCGCGCCCGCCAGTCCGAAGCCGCTGCCGCAGCCGGTGCGCGGCGCGATCCGCTTCGAGGACGTCCGCTTCCACTACGCCGGGCGCGAGGTTGCGCCGGCGCTGGACGGGTTCGACCTGGAGGTGCGCCCGGGCGAGACCGTGGCCCTGGTCGGCCCCTCGGGCGCGGGCAAGAGCACGGTGCTGTCGCTGCTGCTGCGCTTCCACGATCCGCAGTCCGGCCGGGTATGCCTGGACGGCGTCGACCTGCGTGAACTGGATCCGGCCGAACTGCGCGCCAATGTCGCGCTGGTGCCGCAGCAGCCGGTGCTGTTCGCCTCCAGCGCGATGGACAACATCCGCTACGGCCGGCTCGAGGCCAGCGACGACGAGGTGCGTTCCGCCGCCGTGGCGGCCGAGGCCGACGGCTTCATCACCGCCCTGCCCCAGGGTTACGACAGCGAGCTGGGCGAGCGCGGTGCGCGCCTGTCCGGCGGCCAGCAGCAGCGCGTGGCCATCGCCCGTGCCCTGCTCAAGGATGCGCCGGTGCTGCTGCTCGACGAGGCCACCAGTGCGCTGGACGCGCAGAGCGAGCGCGCGGTGCAGCACGCCCTGCAGAACCTGATGCGCGGCCGCACCACCCTGGTGGTCGCGCATCGCCTGGCCACCGTGCTGCAGGCCGACCGCATCGTGGTGATGGACCAGGGCCGGATCGTGGCCGAGGGGACCCACGAACAGCTGCTGGCCCAGGGCGGGCTCTACGCCGAGCTGGCGAAGCTGCAGTTCCTCGACTGA
- the nagZ gene encoding beta-N-acetylhexosaminidase, which translates to MLVIGVAGTELTAQERDWLQHDAVAGVILFKRNFASRAQVAELASAIREAAPRPQLVCVDQEGGRVQRFREGYSELPPLQRLGELYARDPQAALALAEEHAWLMASEIRASGVDLSFAPVVDLGRGNRAIGDRAFAAEPQVVAELTRAYVRGMHSVGMGATLKHFPGHGTVLEDTHFDHAVDPRPLEALRAEDLVPFVAGIEAGADAVMMGHVQYPAIAPEPAGYSPFWIGRFLRGELGFRGVVFSDDIGMAAAHGVGGVRTRVLAHLDAGCDVVLVCHPELVAESLEAVRDRRLNTAALLGLVGRGALGWDGLLADARHASARGRLPPSAA; encoded by the coding sequence ATGCTCGTGATCGGCGTCGCCGGCACCGAACTGACCGCGCAGGAGCGCGACTGGCTGCAGCACGATGCAGTCGCCGGCGTGATCCTGTTCAAGCGCAATTTCGCCTCGCGCGCGCAGGTCGCCGAACTGGCCTCCGCCATCCGCGAGGCCGCCCCGCGTCCGCAGCTGGTCTGCGTGGACCAGGAAGGCGGCCGCGTGCAGCGTTTCCGCGAGGGTTACAGCGAGCTGCCGCCGCTGCAGCGCCTCGGCGAGCTGTACGCCCGCGACCCGCAGGCCGCCCTGGCCCTGGCCGAGGAGCACGCCTGGCTGATGGCCAGCGAGATCCGCGCCAGCGGCGTGGACCTGAGCTTCGCCCCGGTGGTCGACCTGGGCCGCGGCAACCGTGCCATCGGCGACCGCGCCTTCGCCGCCGAGCCGCAGGTGGTGGCCGAGCTCACCCGTGCCTACGTGCGCGGCATGCATTCGGTGGGCATGGGCGCCACCCTCAAGCATTTCCCCGGGCACGGCACCGTGCTCGAGGACACCCACTTCGACCACGCGGTGGACCCGCGCCCGCTGGAAGCGCTGCGCGCCGAGGACCTGGTGCCGTTCGTGGCCGGGATCGAGGCCGGCGCCGACGCGGTGATGATGGGCCACGTGCAGTACCCGGCGATCGCCCCGGAACCGGCAGGCTACTCGCCGTTCTGGATCGGACGGTTCCTGCGCGGCGAACTCGGTTTCCGCGGGGTAGTGTTCTCCGATGACATCGGCATGGCCGCCGCGCACGGCGTGGGCGGGGTCCGCACCCGCGTGCTGGCGCACCTGGATGCCGGCTGCGACGTGGTGCTGGTCTGCCATCCGGAACTGGTCGCCGAATCGCTGGAGGCTGTCCGCGACCGCCGCCTCAACACCGCCGCCCTGCTCGGCCTGGTCGGCCGCGGCGCCCTCGGCTGGGATGGCCTGCTGGCCGACGCGCGCCACGCCAGCGCCCGCGGCCGCCTGCCCCCTTCCGCCGCCTGA
- a CDS encoding CYTH domain-containing protein produces the protein MGVEIERKFLLAGDGWRAAVERTQAMAQGYLNDLDVLAGGGQKASIRVRIEGEAAFLNIKSAQAGPSRLEFDYPVPVEDARQLLDLCVGGLVRKQRHYVRHGGHLWEIDEFEGENAGLVVAEIELDAVDEAFACPDWLGAEVTELRRYYNLALADRPYSQWSEAERAGADA, from the coding sequence ATGGGCGTGGAGATCGAACGCAAGTTCCTGCTGGCCGGCGACGGCTGGCGCGCGGCGGTGGAACGCACCCAGGCCATGGCCCAGGGCTACCTCAACGACCTGGACGTGCTGGCCGGTGGCGGGCAGAAGGCCTCGATCCGGGTCCGGATCGAGGGCGAGGCCGCCTTCCTCAACATCAAGTCGGCCCAGGCCGGGCCCAGCCGGCTGGAGTTCGACTACCCGGTACCGGTGGAGGACGCCCGCCAGCTGCTGGACCTGTGCGTGGGCGGCCTGGTGCGCAAGCAGCGCCATTACGTGCGCCATGGCGGCCACCTGTGGGAGATCGACGAGTTCGAGGGCGAGAACGCCGGCCTGGTGGTGGCCGAGATCGAGCTGGACGCTGTGGACGAGGCCTTCGCCTGCCCGGACTGGCTGGGCGCCGAGGTCACCGAGCTGCGCCGCTACTACAACCTGGCCCTGGCCGACCGCCCGTATTCGCAGTGGAGCGAGGCCGAGCGCGCGGGCGCCGACGCCTGA
- a CDS encoding cold-shock protein translates to MANGTVKWFNDAKGFGFISPEDGSADVFAHFSAINAKGFRSLREGQRVSYEVTQGPKGAQASNITPLD, encoded by the coding sequence ATGGCCAACGGTACCGTCAAGTGGTTCAACGACGCCAAGGGATTTGGCTTCATCTCGCCGGAAGACGGGAGCGCGGACGTTTTCGCGCACTTTTCCGCGATCAATGCCAAGGGCTTCCGCTCGCTGAGGGAAGGCCAGCGCGTGAGCTACGAGGTCACCCAGGGCCCGAAGGGCGCGCAGGCCTCCAATATCACCCCGCTGGACTGA
- a CDS encoding acyl-CoA dehydrogenase family protein, which produces MQPSRFETHVVENQPPAFAPRDLWGDDLALREAVVRGGAGAFTARLQAYGALAGDELYRLGFDANRDRPRLRTHDAQGRRIDLVEFHPAYHRLMELAKAHGVAGLSWHEPVPGAQVARAALAYLHHQAEAGTSCPLTMTHAAVPVLRQAPALAQWARLAAAPAYDPRDVPMAAKTGLTLGMGMTEKQGGSDVRGNTTTATPLPGREGWRLVGHKWFFSAPMSDGFLVLAQTPDGLGCFLLPRRLPDGSKNAFRLMRLKDKLGDWSNASSEVEFCDALAWPVGEPGRGVATIIPMVMLTRLDCMLAAAAQARMAMAQAVHHARHRVTFGRVLVGHPLMANVLADLAIESEAATVLALDVAAAVEAGQGDAGAAAYARVATAVGKYWLCRRAPALVNEAQECLGGAGYVEESLLPRLYRQAPLNSIWEGSGNIQCLDVLRALAREPQVAQALRGALERAAGFDPVLAREAEAIGRQLAAPAAELEVRARYLVERIALVLQGAALHAAGSPVAEAFVRSRLDGAHGLAMGTLPVDVDFASVLERALP; this is translated from the coding sequence ATGCAGCCGTCGCGTTTCGAAACCCACGTCGTCGAAAACCAGCCGCCCGCGTTCGCCCCGCGCGACCTGTGGGGCGACGACCTCGCCCTGCGCGAGGCGGTGGTACGCGGAGGTGCCGGCGCCTTCACCGCGCGCCTGCAGGCCTACGGCGCCCTGGCCGGGGACGAGCTGTACCGGCTCGGGTTCGACGCCAACCGCGACCGGCCACGCCTGCGCACCCATGATGCCCAGGGCCGGCGTATCGACCTGGTCGAGTTCCACCCGGCATACCACCGCCTCATGGAGCTGGCCAAGGCGCACGGCGTGGCCGGCCTGTCCTGGCACGAGCCCGTGCCCGGCGCGCAGGTGGCGCGCGCGGCGCTGGCCTACCTGCACCACCAGGCCGAGGCCGGCACCAGCTGTCCGCTGACCATGACCCATGCCGCCGTGCCGGTGCTGCGCCAGGCGCCGGCACTCGCGCAGTGGGCGCGCCTGGCCGCGGCGCCGGCCTACGACCCGCGCGACGTGCCGATGGCGGCCAAGACCGGGCTCACCCTGGGGATGGGGATGACCGAGAAGCAGGGCGGCTCGGACGTGCGCGGCAACACCACCACCGCCACGCCGCTGCCCGGCAGGGAGGGCTGGCGGCTGGTCGGGCACAAGTGGTTCTTCTCCGCGCCGATGTCCGACGGTTTCCTGGTGCTGGCGCAGACACCCGACGGCCTCGGCTGCTTCCTGCTGCCGCGGCGCCTGCCCGATGGATCGAAGAACGCGTTCCGGCTGATGCGGCTGAAGGACAAGCTGGGCGACTGGTCCAACGCCTCGTCCGAGGTCGAGTTCTGCGACGCCCTGGCCTGGCCGGTGGGCGAACCCGGTCGCGGCGTGGCCACGATCATCCCGATGGTGATGCTCACCCGTCTGGACTGCATGCTCGCGGCCGCGGCGCAGGCGCGCATGGCCATGGCCCAGGCCGTCCACCACGCCCGCCATCGCGTCACCTTTGGCCGGGTGCTGGTCGGGCATCCGCTGATGGCCAACGTGCTGGCCGACCTGGCGATCGAGTCGGAAGCGGCCACCGTGTTGGCGCTGGACGTGGCCGCGGCGGTGGAGGCGGGGCAGGGCGATGCCGGGGCCGCCGCCTACGCACGGGTGGCGACGGCCGTGGGCAAGTACTGGCTGTGCCGGCGCGCGCCGGCACTGGTCAACGAGGCGCAGGAATGCCTGGGTGGCGCCGGCTATGTCGAGGAATCGCTGCTGCCGCGGCTGTACCGGCAGGCGCCGCTGAACTCGATCTGGGAAGGCAGCGGCAACATCCAGTGCCTGGACGTGCTGCGCGCGCTGGCGCGCGAACCACAGGTGGCGCAGGCGCTGCGCGGGGCGCTGGAGCGGGCCGCGGGGTTCGATCCGGTGCTGGCGCGTGAAGCCGAAGCGATCGGGCGGCAGCTGGCCGCGCCGGCGGCGGAGCTGGAGGTGCGTGCGCGCTATCTGGTCGAACGCATCGCCCTGGTGCTGCAGGGCGCGGCCCTGCATGCGGCGGGCAGCCCGGTGGCCGAAGCGTTCGTGCGCAGCCGCCTGGACGGTGCCCACGGACTGGCCATGGGCACGCTGCCGGTTGATGTGGATTTCGCTTCGGTGCTGGAGCGGGCGCTGCCGTAG